The genomic window CCGCTGGCTCCCTAATGAGTATGAGGATGGAATCTCTCTGCCCAAAGGCTGGGACCCTAAACGCAAAATCAACAAACATCTTCTTCCCTTGGTAACATACTTCAGAATATCATCTTCACTCactatgagaaaaaaaacactggcaGTTGAAAAAGTCCTTTTCACCAAGGTGCTCATTGCTCACATGCTGTTCTCAGGTCAGAGAGGTGTCCAACAGAATTGTGCGTACAGTAAACTCTAATGTGGAGAGCGACCCACTCTACACTCACATGGTCACAATGTTCGGCCAGTGGACGGATCATGACCTGACCttcactcctcactctcctgTGATTCGCTCGTTCAATAATGGGATTGACTGTGACCAGAGCTGTGACCGGACAGAGCCCTGCTTCCCCATCGAGGTTAATGTTTGCTGcattacacaaaaaaagacatgaatacacctgacacacacacaaaaacacaaacaatgttaaTAACATTTTTGCCATCTCATCAGATTCCCAAGAAAGACCCTCGCTTTGGCAAAAAATCTCAGAGTTGCATCCCCTTCTTCCGCTCAGCAGCAACTTGTGGTTCTGGCAACTTTGGCCACACGTTTGGAGCGAGCACCGTCCGTCAACAGATCAACAGTCTCACGGCTTTCCTTGATGTAGGTCAGGTGTACGGTTCAGAGGACACCAAAGCTCTTTTCCTACGAGACCTCACCTCAGATAAGGGCCTGCTGAGAGTCAACACACAGTTCACTGACAGCAACCGTgagctcctccccttctccaCCATGGATACCAACATGTGTGCCACCCGAGCCCGCATTACTAATGACAGTAAGGCAGAGGAGGTGCCTTGCTTTGTGGCTGGTGAGTGGGTGCACCAACACTGATGAACCAATACAAACGTGTTAAGTCCATCACAAGCATTGCACAGGGCTGACCGTTCTTTTGTCCTCATTTTATCTGACTTAAAGGTGACGAGCGGTCCAATGAGCACATTGGCCTGACCGCTTTACACACACTGTTCCTGCGTGAGCACAACCGCCTGGTCCGTGCTCTGGCAGACCTCAATCCTCACTGGAACGGAGAGAGACTCTATCAAGAAGCACGTAAAATCATGGGAGGATATTCGCAGGTTAGAAACAAGTTTAGCCGCATGGATTACAGAAATATTGGAATGTCTTCACCCAATGTGTTCAATCAACTGaatgtattttctgtcttttaggTTCTCACTTTCAGAGACTACTTACTTCACATTGTTGGTCCAGACTTCATAGCCAGTCATCTGTCCACCTACCCTGGCTATGATGAACACGTGGACCCCTCGATGTCCAATGTGTTTGCCACAGCTGCCTACCGATTCGCTCACCTTATGGTTCAGCCTTTCATGTTTCGTCTTAATGAGCAGTACCAGGATCACCCTGATTTCCCCAGCCCGATGCTGCACAAAGCCTTCTTTACACCGTGGAGGGTCGTCTTTGAAGGTAATATCAAGGTCTTGAACTTGTTAGTCTTTCCTTAAACagaaaattaatacaaatgacACACAATTAAATGATCTCTTGTTGTCCTCAGGTGGTCTGAACCCCCTCATCAGGGGCCTAGTGGGTCGTCAGGCCAAGCTGAACACACAGGATCACATGATGACTGATGAACTGAGG from Cyclopterus lumpus isolate fCycLum1 chromosome 9, fCycLum1.pri, whole genome shotgun sequence includes these protein-coding regions:
- the LOC117736370 gene encoding eosinophil peroxidase-like, with the translated sequence MNHFLCLLAAVLYLSVQCQVDAESHLSRSAIERAVMEAKATVDSAYEYSRRVSVERVRRNAVSPSDILRLVKQPVGQTRNAVRAADYMDNTIKLIKRSLERREKRSINATDLISEEDLEVIASLTGCSPKHRPTSCKTIPNLNQFRTASSVCNNRLNTRWGASNTPFTRWLPNEYEDGISLPKGWDPKRKINKHLLPLVREVSNRIVRTVNSNVESDPLYTHMVTMFGQWTDHDLTFTPHSPVIRSFNNGIDCDQSCDRTEPCFPIEIPKKDPRFGKKSQSCIPFFRSAATCGSGNFGHTFGASTVRQQINSLTAFLDVGQVYGSEDTKALFLRDLTSDKGLLRVNTQFTDSNRELLPFSTMDTNMCATRARITNDSKAEEVPCFVAGDERSNEHIGLTALHTLFLREHNRLVRALADLNPHWNGERLYQEARKIMGGYSQVLTFRDYLLHIVGPDFIASHLSTYPGYDEHVDPSMSNVFATAAYRFAHLMVQPFMFRLNEQYQDHPDFPSPMLHKAFFTPWRVVFEGGLNPLIRGLVGRQAKLNTQDHMMTDELRDRLFKFSSELALDLAALNMQRGRDHGLSGYNQWRKFCGLSQPRTKKALAKVLKSKDLANNLLKLYGRADNIDVWLGGVAEPFVRGGRVGPLFACLIATQFQRIRTGDRLWWENNGVFTAGQRDSLKNTSLARIICDNTGITDVPAQPFLYAPRKSGYTKCGDIPVFDLSPWKESINS